The following are from one region of the Simiduia agarivorans SA1 = DSM 21679 genome:
- the hemA gene encoding glutamyl-tRNA reductase → MTFLALGINHHSAPLALREKVAFSPEGVMAALRDAADALKLDNVAILSTCNRSEIYCYGLDESTRLLDWLSQFHQVNADELRPFHYAHAGDAAINHMMQVACGLNSLVLGEPQILGQMKSAYAVACEAGTVASPLHAAFQQVFSIAKKVRTETAIGENPVSVAYAAVSLAQQIFANLSEQSALLIGAGEMIELVARHLREQGVTRIMVANRTLSRAADLAERFGATPILLSDIPEQLHKADIVISSTASQLPILGKGAVESALKQRRHRPIFMVDIAVPRDIEPQVAELDDVFLFSVDDLKEVIDENRKSREQAATAAREIIDQGVERFLREHNSQGAGHTIRALREQAEQMKQDELRKALRALASGTAPEQVVNQLANALTNKLLHQPSTALRDASAEGRADMLTLAQQLFALDGSQQDKK, encoded by the coding sequence ATGACCTTTCTGGCCCTCGGTATCAACCATCACTCTGCCCCGCTGGCATTGCGGGAAAAGGTCGCCTTTTCGCCCGAAGGCGTGATGGCAGCCCTGCGTGATGCGGCCGACGCCCTCAAGCTGGACAATGTGGCCATCCTCTCCACCTGCAATCGCAGCGAGATCTATTGTTACGGGCTGGACGAATCGACCCGATTACTGGACTGGCTGAGCCAGTTCCACCAGGTCAATGCCGACGAGCTGCGCCCGTTTCATTATGCCCACGCGGGTGATGCGGCCATCAATCACATGATGCAAGTGGCCTGCGGGCTGAACTCGCTGGTGTTGGGCGAACCCCAGATTCTGGGCCAGATGAAGTCGGCTTACGCCGTCGCATGCGAAGCCGGCACCGTGGCCAGCCCCCTGCATGCCGCCTTTCAACAGGTTTTCAGCATTGCCAAAAAAGTGCGGACCGAGACTGCCATCGGCGAAAACCCGGTATCGGTGGCCTACGCGGCGGTCAGTTTAGCGCAACAGATCTTTGCCAATCTGAGCGAACAAAGCGCCCTGTTAATCGGCGCCGGTGAAATGATTGAGCTGGTGGCGCGCCACCTGCGGGAGCAGGGCGTCACCCGTATCATGGTAGCCAACCGCACATTGTCGCGCGCGGCCGATCTGGCCGAGCGCTTCGGCGCCACCCCCATTTTACTCAGCGACATTCCCGAGCAATTGCACAAGGCAGACATCGTGATTTCCTCCACTGCCTCGCAGCTGCCGATTCTGGGCAAGGGTGCGGTGGAGTCGGCGCTGAAACAACGGCGTCACCGCCCGATATTCATGGTGGACATCGCCGTGCCGCGCGATATCGAACCGCAGGTCGCGGAGCTGGACGATGTGTTCCTGTTCAGCGTGGATGACCTGAAAGAAGTCATTGACGAAAACCGGAAATCACGTGAACAAGCGGCCACAGCCGCTCGTGAAATTATCGATCAGGGCGTCGAGCGTTTCCTGCGCGAACACAACAGCCAGGGCGCCGGCCATACCATTCGCGCCTTGCGCGAGCAAGCCGAGCAGATGAAGCAGGACGAATTGCGCAAAGCACTCAGGGCACTCGCATCCGGTACGGCGCCCGAGCAGGTGGTGAACCAATTGGCCAATGCGCTGACCAACAAATTACTCCATCAACCCAGCACCGCACTGCGCGATGCCAGCGCGGAAGGCCGCGCAGACATGCTTACCTTAGCGCAACAATTATTTGCGCTCGACGGCAGCCAACAGGACAAAAAATGA
- the prfA gene encoding peptide chain release factor 1 produces the protein MKDSIRLKLESLADRYEEVSALLSDPDIIGDQNRFRDLSREYAELEPVIQCFRKYLSLTADRNEAKELLKDSDPEMREMAQMTIDECDEQLEPLAAELQVLLLPKDPNDHKNVYLEIRAGTGGDEAAIFSGDLFRMYSKYAESRGWRIEIMSESAGEHGGYKEIITRVVGQGVYSQLKFESGAHRVQRVPETESQGRIHTSACTVAVMPEADEQEEVNLNKNDLRIDTFRSSGAGGQHVNTTDSAIRIVHIPTGIVVECQDERSQHKNKARAMSLLAAKIASSQQEQAAAAIASERRSLVGSGDRSERIRTYNYPQGRVTDHRINLTLYKLSEIMEGKLDEVVQPLVQEHQADLLASLAGNG, from the coding sequence ATGAAAGACTCCATTCGCCTCAAACTGGAATCGCTGGCGGATCGCTACGAAGAAGTATCGGCACTCCTGTCCGACCCGGACATCATCGGCGACCAGAACCGGTTTCGCGATTTATCGCGCGAGTACGCAGAACTCGAGCCGGTGATTCAGTGCTTCCGCAAATACCTGAGCCTGACTGCAGACCGCAACGAGGCAAAAGAATTACTGAAAGACAGCGACCCCGAGATGCGCGAAATGGCGCAGATGACCATCGACGAGTGCGATGAACAACTGGAACCTTTGGCGGCAGAATTACAGGTACTGTTGCTACCCAAAGATCCCAACGATCATAAAAACGTGTATCTCGAAATCCGCGCCGGCACCGGTGGTGACGAAGCCGCCATATTCTCCGGCGATTTGTTCCGGATGTATTCAAAGTATGCCGAATCCCGTGGCTGGCGCATTGAGATAATGAGTGAAAGCGCCGGCGAACACGGCGGCTACAAAGAGATCATTACCCGCGTGGTGGGCCAGGGCGTATATTCGCAACTGAAATTTGAATCCGGCGCGCACCGGGTGCAGCGCGTACCCGAAACGGAATCGCAGGGCCGCATCCACACCTCGGCCTGCACGGTGGCGGTGATGCCAGAAGCCGATGAGCAGGAAGAAGTGAACCTGAATAAAAACGACCTGCGCATCGACACCTTCCGCTCCTCTGGTGCCGGTGGCCAGCACGTGAATACCACAGATTCGGCGATTCGCATCGTGCACATACCCACGGGCATCGTGGTGGAGTGCCAGGACGAGCGCTCGCAGCACAAAAACAAGGCACGCGCCATGAGTTTACTGGCGGCCAAAATCGCGTCGTCGCAACAGGAGCAAGCTGCCGCTGCCATTGCATCCGAACGTCGCAGCCTGGTGGGCAGCGGTGACCGGTCCGAACGCATTCGCACCTACAACTACCCGCAGGGTCGGGTCACGGACCATCGCATCAACCTCACCTTGTACAAACTCTCGGAAATCATGGAAGGCAAACTGGACGAAGTGGTTCAACCCCTGGTGCAGGAACACCAGGCCGACTTGCTGGCATCACTCGCCGGCAACGGGTAA
- the prmC gene encoding peptide chain release factor N(5)-glutamine methyltransferase has product MLSIRDALTYANQLSSDSARLDVELLLCHVLKQNRTWLFTWPEKTLNAEQETRFLQLFARRAAGEPVAHITGLRDFWSLTLKVNNSTLIPRPDTETLVEWALALPLPTHANVLDLGTGTGAIALALASERPGWSITATDISADALALAQDNARTHQLDVTFIESNWFAAIAPQRFDLIVSNPPYIPAGDPHLQQGDVRHEPLSALVADDHGLGDIARICQRAGDYLAPGGWLGLEHGFDQAAGVQDILVGAGYREVHNLVDLAGQPRISVGQSPEKVTS; this is encoded by the coding sequence ATGCTTTCCATCCGCGATGCGCTGACCTATGCCAATCAGCTCTCCAGCGACAGCGCTCGACTGGATGTTGAGCTACTCCTGTGTCACGTGCTGAAGCAGAACCGAACCTGGCTCTTTACCTGGCCTGAAAAGACACTGAACGCTGAACAGGAAACCCGGTTCCTGCAACTGTTTGCGCGTCGCGCTGCCGGCGAGCCCGTGGCCCACATTACCGGTCTGCGGGACTTCTGGTCGCTGACGCTCAAAGTCAACAATTCGACATTGATTCCGCGCCCGGATACGGAAACGCTGGTGGAATGGGCACTGGCATTACCTCTGCCCACACACGCCAATGTACTGGATCTGGGCACAGGTACCGGCGCCATTGCGTTGGCACTCGCATCGGAACGGCCCGGTTGGTCCATCACCGCGACTGATATCAGCGCAGATGCACTCGCATTGGCGCAGGACAATGCGCGCACCCACCAACTGGACGTGACTTTCATTGAAAGCAATTGGTTTGCAGCCATCGCACCGCAAAGATTTGATCTGATTGTCAGCAACCCACCCTACATCCCGGCCGGCGATCCCCACCTGCAACAAGGTGACGTGCGCCATGAGCCTTTGTCTGCACTGGTGGCGGACGATCATGGCCTGGGCGATATCGCGCGAATCTGTCAGCGGGCGGGTGATTACCTAGCACCGGGCGGATGGCTCGGCCTGGAACACGGATTCGACCAGGCCGCCGGCGTGCAAGACATTTTGGTCGGCGCGGGTTATCGCGAGGTGCACAACCTTGTGGATCTGGCCGGACAGCCACGGATTTCCGTCGGCCAATCCCCAGAAAAGGTGACCTCATGA
- a CDS encoding HesA/MoeB/ThiF family protein, producing the protein MNNDDLLRYSRHLLLDEIDIAGQEKLLAARVLIIGVGGLGSPAALYLASAGVGQLTLCDDDQVELSNLQRQIAHDESRLGQAKAESAAARLRLINSRIKICARTERLQDDSLLQAVAEHDLVLDCTDNLNTRFAINAACHAHKKPLVSGAAIRWDGQISVFNHAAADSACYRCLYHPDAEQSLTCSESGVVAPLVGIVGAMQALEAIKLIVGTGESLTNRLLLLDGKYLQWREIRLVRDPHCPVCSI; encoded by the coding sequence ATGAATAATGATGATCTGCTCCGCTACAGCCGACACTTGCTGCTCGATGAAATCGACATCGCCGGTCAGGAAAAATTGCTGGCCGCGCGCGTGCTGATTATTGGCGTAGGTGGGCTGGGCTCACCGGCAGCGCTTTACCTCGCCAGCGCCGGCGTGGGGCAATTAACCTTGTGCGATGACGACCAGGTTGAACTCAGTAACCTGCAGCGTCAGATAGCGCACGATGAGTCCCGCCTAGGTCAAGCTAAGGCCGAATCGGCCGCCGCCCGGCTCCGGCTGATTAATTCCCGCATAAAAATCTGCGCGCGCACCGAGCGTCTGCAAGACGACTCTCTGTTACAGGCCGTGGCCGAGCACGATCTGGTGTTGGATTGCACCGACAACCTCAACACCCGTTTTGCCATCAATGCCGCCTGCCACGCACACAAAAAACCGTTGGTCTCCGGTGCCGCGATCCGCTGGGACGGGCAGATCAGCGTATTCAATCACGCCGCTGCGGATTCGGCTTGCTACCGCTGCCTTTATCATCCGGATGCAGAACAATCACTGACCTGCTCGGAATCCGGTGTTGTGGCTCCACTGGTGGGCATTGTGGGTGCCATGCAGGCGCTGGAGGCCATCAAACTGATCGTCGGTACAGGCGAATCTCTGACCAACCGGCTGCTGTTGCTGGATGGCAAGTACCTGCAGTGGCGCGAGATCAGGCTGGTGCGCGATCCCCACTGCCCCGTGTGTAGCATTTAA
- a CDS encoding YjgN family protein gives MEQRFDIYITGNFSEGTDPQAAIAAFAKAAGLDTDKAQQLFDQAPSAIKRNVDEATATSYQRKLASIGIETELRAVADSTEAPALTATDESDATESGEHKQIEPATAALDDNTGQRRLINFVFSGEGYEYFKIWIVNILLTAVTMGIYAPWAKVRDTQYFYGNTTLDGASFAFTADPVKMLIGRLIALGLFIVYMVMSVMLPLVTSILSIGFIFILPWVMVKSMAFYARNTSYRNIRFRFTGDYWGAFKVAILWPLAGMLTLTLLLPLAVKKQQEYMINNHSYGNKSFAFATDTWNYYRIFLIFIGIVFVGGIFTGVFAGIAPAIAPIGLFVAYVGAIVYMMVQMQNLVMNNSSLAEHNFVSDYQFKSFGLLMLGNFLLTIVTLGFYIPWAKVKLAHYAANHTQLDAMGDLDKFAAISQPDPSAFGEEFGDVFDMEVGF, from the coding sequence GTGGAACAACGCTTCGACATCTACATTACCGGCAACTTTTCAGAGGGAACTGACCCACAAGCGGCAATCGCCGCCTTTGCCAAAGCCGCCGGTCTCGATACTGACAAAGCACAGCAACTGTTCGACCAGGCGCCCAGTGCCATCAAGCGCAACGTGGATGAAGCCACGGCAACCAGTTATCAACGCAAGTTGGCCTCGATTGGGATCGAGACAGAATTGCGTGCTGTCGCAGATTCGACAGAAGCCCCAGCCCTTACCGCCACCGACGAAAGTGACGCCACAGAGTCCGGTGAGCACAAGCAGATTGAGCCGGCAACGGCAGCACTCGACGACAACACCGGTCAACGGCGACTGATCAACTTTGTATTTTCCGGCGAAGGCTACGAATACTTTAAAATCTGGATCGTCAATATCCTTCTTACCGCTGTGACCATGGGGATTTACGCGCCCTGGGCCAAGGTACGCGACACCCAGTATTTCTACGGTAACACCACGCTGGATGGCGCCAGCTTTGCGTTCACCGCAGATCCGGTCAAAATGTTGATTGGGCGCTTGATCGCACTGGGATTATTCATCGTCTATATGGTGATGTCAGTGATGCTGCCGCTGGTTACCAGCATACTCAGTATTGGTTTTATTTTTATCCTGCCGTGGGTGATGGTGAAGTCCATGGCGTTTTATGCCCGTAACACCAGCTACCGCAACATCCGGTTCCGCTTTACCGGCGATTATTGGGGCGCCTTTAAAGTCGCCATACTTTGGCCTCTGGCCGGCATGCTGACCCTGACCCTGCTGTTGCCGCTGGCGGTAAAAAAACAGCAGGAGTACATGATCAACAACCACAGCTACGGCAACAAGAGTTTCGCATTCGCCACTGATACCTGGAACTACTACCGTATCTTCCTGATCTTTATCGGCATTGTTTTCGTTGGGGGTATTTTCACCGGCGTGTTTGCCGGCATCGCGCCTGCCATTGCCCCCATAGGCTTATTTGTCGCCTATGTGGGCGCCATTGTGTACATGATGGTGCAAATGCAAAACCTGGTGATGAACAACTCGTCACTTGCTGAGCACAACTTTGTTTCCGATTATCAGTTCAAATCCTTCGGATTGTTAATGCTGGGTAATTTCCTGCTCACCATCGTCACGCTGGGTTTCTACATTCCATGGGCAAAAGTGAAACTCGCACACTACGCAGCCAATCACACCCAATTGGATGCCATGGGCGACCTGGATAAATTTGCCGCCATCAGTCAGCCTGATCCCTCCGCCTTCGGCGAAGAGTTCGGCGATGTATTCGATATGGAGGTGGGCTTTTGA
- a CDS encoding M48 family metallopeptidase encodes MSLLTIEGSWQDGASSAACPARLVVTEQQVELTPAGQPGFTAALEDISISPKLGRTPRYLTFSCHPGRLECQDHASLDALDQRIGSKGMQLIHRLENHLGMVALAAVTVLFMGFSYFYWGIPAASDLVSRYLPDNVLQQASDDTLLVMKKRYFETTTLPEETQNRLREKVATYAPDYPLDKLHFFAAPDMGANAFALPDGTIVFTDEIIALTDGNDDEMLAVFGHELGHVRERHALRHMLQSSGIALTIALIGGDVSSLGDIVLTLPVVFTQLSFSRKFELEADAYSAEFMRKHQLDPEAFARILTKLHESHGVCTDDTKKDADDCDSTPKWMEYLSTHPHLEERIKSLSHQH; translated from the coding sequence TTGAGCCTGCTGACTATCGAGGGGTCCTGGCAGGATGGCGCGTCGAGCGCCGCCTGTCCTGCCCGGTTAGTGGTTACTGAACAGCAGGTTGAACTGACGCCTGCTGGCCAGCCCGGCTTTACCGCCGCACTGGAAGATATCAGCATTTCCCCCAAGCTCGGCCGTACCCCCCGGTACCTGACCTTCAGCTGTCACCCGGGCCGATTGGAGTGCCAGGACCATGCCAGCCTCGATGCGTTAGACCAGCGCATCGGCAGTAAGGGCATGCAGCTGATTCACCGGCTGGAAAACCACCTGGGCATGGTGGCTCTCGCCGCCGTCACCGTATTGTTTATGGGCTTCAGCTATTTCTATTGGGGTATCCCTGCAGCCAGCGATTTGGTGTCCCGCTACCTGCCCGACAATGTCTTGCAGCAAGCTTCAGATGACACCTTGCTGGTAATGAAAAAGCGCTATTTTGAAACCACAACCTTGCCGGAGGAAACCCAGAATCGCTTGCGTGAAAAGGTTGCCACTTACGCGCCGGACTATCCGTTGGACAAACTGCATTTCTTCGCAGCACCCGACATGGGCGCCAACGCCTTCGCCCTGCCCGACGGCACCATTGTGTTTACCGATGAGATCATTGCCCTGACCGACGGCAATGATGATGAGATGCTGGCGGTTTTCGGCCATGAGCTGGGGCATGTACGTGAGCGCCACGCCTTGCGTCACATGCTGCAAAGCTCCGGCATCGCGCTCACCATTGCCCTGATAGGCGGCGATGTGAGCTCGCTTGGCGATATCGTACTCACGCTGCCTGTGGTGTTTACCCAGCTGTCATTTTCGCGCAAATTCGAACTAGAAGCGGACGCTTACTCTGCTGAGTTTATGCGCAAACACCAACTTGACCCGGAGGCGTTCGCCCGCATCCTCACCAAGCTGCATGAAAGCCATGGTGTATGCACGGACGACACTAAAAAAGACGCTGACGACTGCGACAGCACGCCGAAATGGATGGAGTACCTGAGCACCCACCCGCATTTAGAAGAACGCATCAAATCGCTTTCTCACCAACATTGA
- a CDS encoding protein-disulfide reductase DsbD family protein, with protein sequence MSILRYATVALLLALCLPSHLAQAASTATAPHINVALIAETDSYQADQPLWVGVLFEPDPEWHTYWLNPGDSGEPPVINLSLPPGVSAGPWRWQTPDAISVAHLVNFGYGRNLLMTQLMIPGSSDVPLTIGADVTWLVCKEDCIPGDAVLELTLPATDTKPSLSVNATAFRWSRAQHYETRAIPAYFQVTEQTIALELPAGFATQWLFFPFQNDWVNHALRPQAMEQDGFTRLSFNKSDAFWETPVKMRWLAKHIETGEAFSFTALPASPASEAGDHWVWFLGLAFMGGLILNIMPCVLPVLAIKAFSLAQHSNQRSHGHAYAAGVLVSFWVFALLIEFAKTSGELLGWGFQMQSPGFVASLTLLFFTLGLWLLDGFRLGGSLQNVGNGHITQQGIFGSFSTGCLAVLVATPCTAPFMAVALGYGLQASSLQNLLIFTALAIGFAAPLWVIHLNPQVTHWLPKPGPWMETAKHGLAFPLFATSIWLSWVLLGLGDPSLLILCLIAALIIGIAGYLTRASGYIRVFGTLLALSAFILLPIATSEVNEAQGEQPIASTDSLAAIDAARAQGKSVLVNVTADWCITCKVNEQVAFQTDAVRARLEQPDIAYIEIDWTRKNPEIFAYLQRFGRSGVPLYVYYPENGDPRVLPQILTPDLVLSHLTGEAP encoded by the coding sequence ATGTCTATCCTTCGGTACGCAACCGTCGCCCTGTTGTTGGCACTTTGTCTGCCCTCCCACTTGGCACAGGCCGCATCAACGGCCACAGCCCCGCACATAAACGTTGCGCTGATCGCCGAAACCGACAGCTATCAGGCGGACCAGCCTCTGTGGGTGGGCGTGCTGTTTGAGCCTGATCCCGAATGGCATACCTATTGGCTGAATCCGGGGGACTCCGGGGAACCCCCGGTCATCAATCTGTCCCTGCCGCCAGGCGTCAGCGCGGGTCCCTGGCGCTGGCAAACGCCCGACGCCATCTCCGTCGCCCACCTGGTGAACTTTGGCTACGGCCGCAATCTGCTGATGACGCAATTAATGATCCCGGGGTCATCAGACGTCCCTTTAACCATCGGCGCAGACGTCACATGGCTTGTCTGTAAAGAAGATTGCATCCCGGGCGATGCAGTACTCGAACTCACATTACCGGCCACAGATACCAAACCATCACTTTCAGTAAACGCCACGGCTTTTCGATGGTCTCGCGCGCAACATTATGAGACTAGAGCGATACCTGCTTATTTTCAGGTCACGGAGCAAACCATCGCATTGGAATTACCGGCAGGCTTCGCTACTCAATGGCTGTTTTTCCCGTTTCAGAATGATTGGGTCAATCATGCCCTGCGCCCGCAAGCGATGGAACAGGACGGGTTTACCCGGTTGAGTTTCAACAAGAGTGACGCTTTCTGGGAAACGCCGGTCAAGATGCGTTGGCTGGCCAAACACATTGAAACTGGCGAAGCCTTCAGTTTCACCGCACTACCGGCAAGTCCCGCGTCAGAGGCTGGCGACCACTGGGTATGGTTTCTCGGCCTGGCGTTTATGGGTGGGCTTATTCTCAACATTATGCCTTGTGTACTGCCGGTGCTGGCCATCAAGGCGTTTTCGTTGGCACAACACAGCAATCAGCGCTCGCATGGCCACGCCTATGCGGCGGGCGTACTCGTTAGCTTTTGGGTTTTTGCCTTATTGATAGAGTTTGCTAAAACCTCTGGCGAGTTGCTGGGCTGGGGATTCCAAATGCAATCTCCCGGATTTGTTGCATCACTGACGCTGTTGTTTTTTACCCTCGGACTTTGGTTACTGGACGGTTTCAGATTGGGCGGCTCGCTGCAGAATGTTGGCAACGGCCACATCACACAACAGGGTATTTTTGGCAGTTTCAGTACTGGCTGTCTGGCCGTCCTCGTTGCCACGCCCTGTACCGCGCCGTTTATGGCGGTAGCACTGGGCTATGGCTTACAAGCGAGCAGCCTGCAGAATCTGCTGATTTTCACTGCACTCGCCATCGGATTTGCTGCACCGCTGTGGGTAATACATCTGAACCCTCAGGTGACGCACTGGCTCCCAAAACCCGGACCGTGGATGGAAACCGCGAAACATGGCTTAGCCTTTCCGTTATTCGCCACCAGTATATGGCTGAGTTGGGTTCTGCTCGGGCTGGGTGATCCCTCGTTGCTGATACTGTGCCTGATCGCGGCACTGATCATCGGCATCGCAGGATACTTAACACGCGCTAGCGGTTACATCCGGGTGTTTGGCACCTTGCTTGCGCTGTCTGCGTTCATCTTGCTACCGATAGCAACCAGCGAGGTCAATGAAGCACAAGGCGAGCAACCAATTGCCAGTACCGATTCTTTAGCAGCTATCGATGCTGCCCGGGCCCAAGGAAAAAGCGTGCTGGTCAATGTCACCGCCGACTGGTGCATAACCTGCAAAGTGAACGAGCAAGTGGCCTTTCAGACTGATGCCGTGCGAGCACGTCTGGAGCAACCGGATATCGCGTACATAGAAATAGACTGGACCCGCAAAAACCCGGAGATTTTTGCATACTTGCAACGCTTTGGCCGTAGCGGTGTTCCGCTCTACGTGTATTACCCGGAGAACGGTGATCCACGCGTACTCCCTCAAATCCTCACCCCGGATCTTGTGTTAAGTCACCTGACAGGAGAAGCACCATGA
- a CDS encoding thioredoxin family protein, which produces MKKLILLICAFFVSSSLAFAKAAINQPAPDFTLTTSQGESVKLSDYKGKTVILEWTNHLCPYVQKHYDSNNMQTLQKQYTEKNVVWLSIISSAQGKQGYVTADEANTLTQQRSAAPTAVLFDPDGTVGKAYNAKTTPHMYIIDANGILKYQGAIDSIKSTNQADIPKAENYLVTAMNALEKGEKIQRPVTAAYGCSVKYK; this is translated from the coding sequence ATGAAGAAACTGATTCTACTCATTTGCGCATTTTTCGTTTCCAGTTCATTGGCCTTTGCAAAAGCCGCTATCAATCAACCCGCACCCGATTTCACGCTCACCACCAGTCAGGGCGAGTCAGTGAAGTTATCCGACTACAAAGGAAAAACCGTCATCCTCGAATGGACCAACCACCTGTGCCCCTATGTACAAAAGCATTACGACAGCAACAATATGCAAACCCTGCAAAAGCAGTACACCGAAAAAAATGTTGTATGGCTTTCTATCATTTCATCTGCGCAGGGCAAACAAGGCTACGTCACTGCAGACGAGGCCAACACACTCACCCAGCAACGGAGCGCGGCACCAACCGCCGTGCTGTTTGACCCGGATGGCACCGTTGGCAAAGCCTACAACGCCAAAACAACACCCCACATGTACATCATCGACGCCAATGGAATATTGAAATACCAAGGCGCCATCGACAGCATCAAGTCCACCAACCAGGCCGACATACCCAAAGCAGAAAATTATCTCGTGACCGCGATGAATGCGCTGGAAAAGGGCGAGAAAATACAGCGCCCGGTGACGGCGGCGTATGGGTGTTCGGTTAAATATAAGTGA
- the tyrS gene encoding tyrosine--tRNA ligase, with product MANIDKGLLADLQARGLVAQMTGDDALASYLAEGSRTLYCGFDPTADSLHIGSLVPLLTLKRFQLAGHKPLALVGGATGLIGDPSFKAAERKLNTPDVVASWVDKLKAQVSAFIDFDSGANSAEVVNNLDWTQGMDVLTFLRDVGKHFSVNNMINKESVKQRIEREGSGISFTEFTYMLLQSFDFAELYKRNQCTLQIGGSDQWGNITGGVDLTRRMHGGHVFGLTLPLVTKADGTKFGKTESGTIWLDAKKTSPYAFYQFWLNTADADVYKFLRYFTFLPVAQIADIEEADKAAQGRPQAQGVLAKEVTRLVHGDAGLAAAERITQALFAGDLSDLGAEDYEQLAQDGLPSGELALSDAPLTQLLADAGMAPSGKQVKDALARNAVEVNGRAIGMEQNMAAAEVFAPEQALFGRFYLVKLGKKKYHLFTR from the coding sequence ATGGCAAATATCGACAAAGGCTTATTGGCAGATCTGCAGGCGCGTGGCTTGGTGGCACAAATGACAGGCGACGATGCGCTCGCCTCCTACCTGGCTGAAGGATCGCGCACCTTATATTGCGGCTTCGACCCCACCGCGGACAGTCTGCATATCGGCAGTCTGGTGCCGCTGCTCACCCTCAAACGCTTTCAGCTCGCCGGGCATAAGCCGTTGGCTTTGGTGGGGGGCGCCACCGGTCTGATTGGCGATCCGTCGTTCAAGGCGGCTGAGCGCAAGCTCAATACCCCGGACGTGGTGGCCAGCTGGGTCGATAAGCTCAAGGCACAGGTGTCGGCATTCATCGACTTCGACAGTGGTGCCAATAGTGCCGAGGTAGTCAACAACCTGGATTGGACCCAGGGTATGGATGTGCTGACCTTCCTTAGGGACGTGGGCAAGCACTTCTCCGTTAACAACATGATCAACAAGGAGTCGGTCAAGCAGCGCATCGAGCGCGAGGGCTCGGGTATCTCCTTTACAGAGTTCACCTATATGTTGTTGCAGTCGTTCGATTTTGCCGAACTCTACAAGCGCAACCAATGTACCCTGCAGATTGGCGGTTCCGATCAGTGGGGCAATATTACCGGTGGTGTGGACCTGACCCGGCGTATGCACGGCGGTCATGTGTTTGGTCTGACGTTACCCTTGGTCACCAAAGCGGATGGCACTAAGTTCGGCAAGACCGAATCCGGCACTATCTGGCTGGATGCGAAAAAAACCTCGCCCTATGCGTTCTACCAATTCTGGTTGAACACGGCCGATGCCGATGTGTACAAATTCCTGCGCTACTTTACTTTCTTGCCGGTAGCCCAGATTGCGGACATTGAAGAAGCCGATAAGGCAGCTCAGGGCCGACCGCAGGCGCAAGGTGTGCTGGCGAAAGAAGTGACCCGGCTGGTGCATGGCGATGCAGGGTTGGCCGCCGCGGAGCGTATCACTCAGGCGTTGTTTGCCGGCGATCTGTCCGATCTTGGTGCGGAAGACTATGAGCAGCTGGCGCAAGATGGTCTGCCGTCCGGTGAGCTGGCGTTGTCTGATGCGCCGCTGACCCAGCTGCTGGCCGACGCCGGTATGGCGCCCTCGGGCAAGCAAGTGAAGGATGCGCTCGCGCGCAACGCGGTTGAGGTGAATGGCCGGGCGATTGGCATGGAGCAGAATATGGCTGCGGCCGAGGTGTTCGCACCTGAGCAAGCGCTGTTCGGCCGGTTTTACCTGGTCAAGCTGGGTAAGAAAAAGTATCACCTGTTTACCCGCTAG